A window of the Deinococcus gobiensis I-0 genome harbors these coding sequences:
- a CDS encoding ATP-dependent Clp protease ATP-binding subunit, producing the protein MTNRYDDRARLVFHYAREEGNRLGHAMVGPEHLLLGLMREGGTAAGILGEFGASLDGLRRRVEEIIGRGEGNRLNDAPSITPRARRVMELASSEARGLGAQVTSTEHILLGIIREGDGVAFRILQELTKDVDTIRWRILAQGEQGGGKPAKPVATPFLDEYGRDLTKWAREGKLDPVIGRSEEIRRVTQILTRRTKNNPVLIGDPGVGKTAIVEGLALAIHEKRTPPNLHNVRLVSLDLSGVVAGTKYRGEFEERLRQIIEELRNAKVMAFIDELHTLVGAGGAEGTLDAANILKPALSRGEIQVIGATTTGEYHRYIEKDAALERRFQPVIVLEPSPAETLQILRGLRPKYEEHHGVQIPDNALELAVRIGERSLPGRNFPDKAIDLIDEAASRVRLNMSVGLPIAENEDGEPVVTREDMEAVINSMGGIYSEETAAQLGDLDQNLQDQVYGQPDAIKALSSALRRARVGLGGRTRVAASFLFVGPSGVGKTHLAKALARSLFGSERALIRVDMSEFQESHSVSKLIGSPPGYVGFEQGGRLTEAVRRQPFSVILLDEIEKAHPDVYNTFLQVLDDGRLTDGLGRTVDFRRTIIIMTSNTGFNVNPTVGFSPVTPDNNAPLRHIFTPEFLDRLDDVIRFKSLGEEELVRVAQQLMGEMREELASRELNVTFDPAIAAWLVGKLKARSPKHAVGSSRQLRTLVREEIEDPLALELIGNGSEEVRVVLGENGIAFEKGEQAAPRQILA; encoded by the coding sequence ATGACCAACCGATACGACGACCGCGCCCGCCTGGTGTTTCATTACGCCCGCGAGGAGGGCAACCGCCTGGGCCACGCGATGGTCGGCCCGGAACACCTGCTGCTGGGCCTGATGCGTGAAGGCGGCACCGCCGCCGGCATCCTCGGGGAATTCGGAGCCTCGCTCGACGGCCTGCGCCGCCGCGTCGAGGAAATCATCGGGCGCGGCGAGGGCAACCGCCTCAACGACGCCCCCAGCATCACCCCGCGCGCCCGGCGCGTCATGGAACTCGCCAGCAGCGAGGCCCGTGGCCTGGGCGCGCAGGTCACCTCGACCGAGCACATCCTGCTGGGCATCATCCGCGAGGGCGACGGCGTGGCCTTCCGCATCCTCCAGGAACTCACCAAGGACGTGGACACCATCCGCTGGCGCATCCTCGCGCAGGGCGAGCAAGGGGGAGGCAAGCCCGCCAAGCCGGTCGCCACGCCCTTCCTCGACGAGTACGGCCGCGACCTGACGAAGTGGGCGCGCGAGGGCAAGCTCGACCCCGTGATCGGGCGCAGCGAGGAAATCCGCCGCGTCACGCAGATCCTCACCCGCCGCACCAAGAACAACCCCGTATTGATCGGGGACCCCGGCGTGGGCAAGACCGCGATCGTGGAAGGGCTGGCCCTGGCCATCCACGAGAAGCGCACGCCGCCCAACCTGCACAACGTGCGGCTGGTCAGCCTGGACCTGAGCGGCGTGGTCGCGGGCACCAAATACCGCGGCGAGTTCGAGGAACGCCTGCGCCAGATCATCGAGGAGCTGCGCAACGCCAAGGTGATGGCCTTCATCGACGAGCTGCACACCCTGGTCGGGGCGGGCGGCGCCGAGGGCACGCTGGACGCCGCGAACATCCTCAAGCCCGCCCTGTCGCGCGGCGAGATCCAGGTGATCGGCGCGACGACCACGGGCGAGTACCACCGCTACATCGAGAAGGACGCCGCCCTGGAGCGCCGCTTCCAGCCGGTGATCGTGCTGGAGCCCAGCCCCGCCGAGACGCTGCAAATCCTGCGCGGCCTGCGGCCCAAGTACGAGGAGCACCACGGTGTCCAGATTCCGGACAACGCCCTGGAACTCGCCGTGCGCATCGGCGAGCGCAGCCTGCCGGGGCGTAACTTCCCCGACAAGGCCATCGACCTCATCGACGAGGCGGCCAGCCGCGTCCGGCTGAACATGAGCGTGGGCCTGCCCATCGCCGAGAACGAGGACGGCGAGCCGGTCGTGACCCGCGAGGACATGGAGGCCGTCATCAACTCGATGGGCGGCATCTACAGCGAGGAGACGGCCGCGCAGCTCGGCGACCTCGACCAGAACCTCCAGGATCAGGTGTACGGGCAGCCCGACGCCATCAAGGCCCTGAGTTCGGCGCTGCGCCGCGCCCGCGTGGGCCTGGGCGGGCGCACCCGCGTCGCCGCGAGCTTCCTGTTCGTCGGCCCGAGCGGCGTGGGCAAGACCCACCTCGCCAAGGCGCTGGCCCGCAGCCTGTTCGGCAGCGAGCGCGCGCTGATCCGGGTGGACATGTCCGAGTTCCAGGAGTCGCACAGCGTCTCCAAGCTCATCGGGTCGCCTCCCGGCTACGTGGGCTTCGAGCAGGGCGGCCGCCTGACCGAGGCCGTGCGCCGCCAGCCCTTCAGCGTGATCCTGCTCGACGAGATCGAGAAGGCGCACCCGGACGTGTACAACACCTTCCTCCAGGTGCTCGACGACGGCCGCCTGACCGACGGGCTGGGCCGCACGGTGGATTTCCGGCGCACCATCATCATCATGACGAGCAACACCGGCTTCAACGTGAACCCCACGGTGGGCTTCTCGCCGGTCACGCCCGACAACAACGCGCCGTTGCGGCACATCTTCACGCCCGAATTCCTCGACCGCCTCGACGACGTGATCCGCTTCAAGTCGCTGGGCGAGGAGGAACTCGTGCGCGTGGCCCAGCAGCTCATGGGCGAGATGCGCGAGGAACTCGCCAGCCGCGAGCTGAACGTCACCTTCGACCCGGCCATCGCCGCGTGGCTGGTCGGCAAGCTCAAGGCCCGCAGCCCCAAGCACGCGGTCGGCAGTTCGCGGCAGCTGCGCACGCTGGTCCGGGAGGAGATCGAGGACCCGCTGGCCCTGGAACTCATCGGCAACGGCAGCGAGGAAGTGCGCGTGGTGCTGGGCGAAAACGGCATCGCCTTCGAAAAGGGCGAGCAGGCCGCGCCCCGTCAGATTCTGGCGTAG